The Chryseobacterium sp. 52 genome includes a region encoding these proteins:
- a CDS encoding type VI secretion system baseplate subunit TssG, which yields MYYNKLQTDFKAEAVAVNLLKYQRAVSNIFIERIGINDRAYLKDIKSISSSYLGFDEEVFTIETYREGIYDYLPEGLFHPPSLGASRKNVDTVVREIRKQKKVEEDARKFFRPFELEVFFTEISSLLKESEFDISSSTDTLLDTVSELWPLIKMLDEQSAYIFIYILPFFHQIRGNKKWFERCMTAFLQVPVQVTFAPNIIDRIERNDDSMLLGNSKLGVTYIPSGKHMDGQRNWVVNIGPIPYAEMKKYISGSPFRNVLQALYDYFLPVTVDVEENFVTEKEEYSFSLQDDERNASRLGYSTFL from the coding sequence ATGTATTACAATAAACTGCAGACCGACTTCAAAGCTGAAGCTGTAGCAGTGAACCTTTTGAAGTATCAGCGGGCGGTAAGCAATATATTTATAGAGCGGATCGGGATCAACGACCGTGCTTATCTGAAGGATATCAAAAGTATTTCGAGCAGTTATTTAGGATTTGATGAGGAAGTCTTCACTATAGAAACCTATAGGGAAGGGATTTATGATTATCTTCCGGAAGGGCTGTTTCATCCGCCGTCTTTGGGAGCTTCCAGAAAGAATGTGGATACCGTAGTCCGTGAAATCCGTAAGCAGAAAAAAGTAGAAGAAGATGCGCGGAAGTTTTTCCGTCCTTTTGAACTGGAAGTTTTTTTTACAGAAATCAGTTCCCTGCTTAAGGAATCTGAATTTGATATTTCAAGCAGTACAGATACACTTTTGGATACCGTAAGTGAACTCTGGCCTCTTATCAAAATGCTTGATGAGCAGAGTGCCTATATATTTATCTATATTTTACCATTTTTCCACCAGATCAGAGGAAATAAAAAATGGTTTGAAAGATGTATGACTGCTTTTCTGCAGGTTCCGGTACAAGTGACTTTTGCTCCGAATATTATAGACCGGATTGAAAGAAATGACGACTCTATGTTATTAGGGAACTCAAAATTAGGAGTTACCTATATTCCCAGCGGAAAGCATATGGACGGACAAAGGAATTGGGTGGTGAATATTGGCCCGATCCCTTATGCAGAAATGAAAAAATATATTTCAGGAAGTCCGTTCAGAAATGTTCTGCAGGCTTTATATGATTATTTTCTTCCCGTAACGGTAGACGTAGAGGAGAATTTTGTGACAGAGAAAGAGGAATATTCGTTCAGTCTTCAGGATGATGAAAGAAATGCCAGCCGTCTTGG
- a CDS encoding S1/P1 nuclease, with protein sequence MKSIYSKILILAFISSSIYSYAWGLTGHRVIAEIAENHLSGKARREIKKIMGKERLAYWANWPDFIKSDTTGAWKQASSWHYVNVDPQADFKAFDQNLKMQAGPSLFTQINTLSSQIKDEKTSEKDRKIALIFLIHIMGDLSQPLHVGRAEDLGGNKINVTYFGDKTNLHSVWDGKLVDSQKYSYTEYATLLDIKSKDEVKLIQTGTVEDWLYDSHKIANKIYAQTPDGSKLSYDYQYKFNETLERQLLYGGLRLAKVLNDLF encoded by the coding sequence ATGAAAAGTATTTATTCTAAAATTCTGATTTTAGCATTCATTTCATCTTCAATTTATTCTTATGCATGGGGGTTGACAGGTCACCGCGTAATTGCAGAGATCGCTGAAAACCATCTGTCGGGTAAAGCAAGAAGAGAGATCAAAAAAATAATGGGTAAAGAACGCCTTGCTTATTGGGCAAACTGGCCGGATTTCATCAAATCTGACACTACCGGAGCATGGAAGCAGGCTTCATCGTGGCATTACGTAAACGTTGATCCACAGGCTGATTTTAAAGCTTTTGACCAAAACTTAAAAATGCAGGCAGGGCCAAGCCTTTTTACGCAGATAAACACGCTGTCCAGCCAGATCAAAGACGAAAAAACTTCTGAAAAAGACAGAAAGATTGCTCTGATCTTCCTGATCCATATTATGGGAGACCTTTCCCAGCCTCTTCACGTGGGAAGAGCGGAGGATCTTGGCGGAAACAAAATCAATGTGACTTATTTCGGAGACAAAACCAATCTTCACTCTGTATGGGATGGTAAACTGGTAGATTCACAAAAATACAGTTACACAGAATACGCAACGCTTTTGGATATCAAATCTAAGGATGAAGTAAAGCTGATCCAAACCGGAACGGTAGAAGACTGGCTGTATGATTCTCATAAGATTGCCAACAAAATCTACGCACAGACTCCGGATGGTTCTAAATTATCTTACGACTATCAGTATAAATTCAATGAAACTCTTGAAAGACAGCTTCTTTACGGAGGATTGAGACTGGCTAAGGTCTTGAATGATTTGTTTTAA
- a CDS encoding RNA polymerase sigma factor RpoD/SigA: MRQLKITKQVTNRETASLDKYLQEIGKVELITADEEVELAQKIRAGDRAALEKLIKANLRFVVSVSKQYQNQGLSLPDLINEGNLGLMKAAKRYDETRGFKFISYAVWWIRQSILQALAEQSRIVRLPLNKIGSINKINKAYAHLEQENERPPSPEELAEVLDMSEEDIKESMKNSGRHLSMDAPLVEGEDSNLYDVLRSGESPSPDKDLMLESLQIEIERALNTLTPREADLVRLYFGLNGKHPMTLEEIGETFDLTRERVRQIKEKAIKRLKHNTRSKILKSYLGK, from the coding sequence ATGAGACAATTAAAAATCACTAAGCAGGTTACCAACAGGGAAACTGCTTCATTAGACAAGTATTTGCAGGAAATTGGTAAAGTGGAACTGATCACTGCGGACGAAGAAGTAGAATTGGCACAAAAAATACGTGCGGGCGACAGAGCAGCACTGGAGAAATTAATCAAAGCCAACCTTCGTTTCGTAGTTTCTGTATCTAAACAATACCAGAATCAAGGTCTTTCTTTACCCGATTTAATTAATGAAGGTAACTTAGGATTGATGAAAGCAGCAAAAAGGTACGATGAAACTAGAGGTTTCAAATTTATCTCTTATGCGGTATGGTGGATTCGTCAGTCAATTTTACAGGCTTTAGCTGAACAGTCAAGAATTGTAAGGCTACCGTTGAATAAAATTGGTTCCATCAACAAAATCAATAAAGCATACGCTCACCTTGAGCAGGAAAATGAAAGACCCCCTTCTCCGGAAGAATTGGCTGAAGTTCTTGACATGAGCGAGGAAGATATTAAAGAATCTATGAAAAACTCCGGAAGACACCTGTCCATGGATGCACCTTTAGTAGAAGGTGAAGATTCTAATCTTTATGATGTATTGCGTTCAGGAGAATCTCCAAGTCCGGACAAAGATCTAATGCTTGAATCTCTTCAGATTGAGATTGAAAGAGCATTGAATACTTTGACTCCAAGAGAAGCTGACCTGGTAAGGTTATACTTCGGACTGAACGGAAAACACCCGATGACTTTAGAAGAAATCGGTGAAACTTTCGATCTTACAAGAGAGAGGGTTCGTCAGATCAAAGAAAAAGCAATTAAGAGACTAAAACACAATACCAGAAGCAAGATCCTGAAATCTTATTTAGGTAAATAA
- a CDS encoding GNAT family N-acetyltransferase, with protein sequence MNYTPQWLTDKTRINELVDFFITHKTDSYISHSEIMYGRALDSQHWNPDLRAVFTEQLMNDYDYDGTSKLNILIVENDNGVIVGMLVFNVINSPFKKYAILEDMLLDSSVRGQSLGSKLLENVIQKSKEWNISFIMLESGVNNHGAHHFFSKYGFEKVSESYMLTL encoded by the coding sequence ATGAATTATACTCCCCAATGGCTTACGGATAAAACCCGTATCAATGAACTGGTCGACTTTTTTATTACTCATAAAACAGATTCCTATATCTCCCACAGTGAAATCATGTATGGCAGAGCTTTGGATTCCCAACATTGGAATCCGGATCTCAGAGCGGTATTCACTGAGCAGCTGATGAATGATTATGACTACGATGGTACTTCAAAATTGAATATTTTAATCGTAGAAAATGACAACGGAGTAATTGTGGGAATGCTGGTTTTCAATGTGATCAACAGTCCTTTTAAGAAATATGCTATTTTAGAGGATATGCTTTTGGACAGCAGTGTAAGAGGTCAATCGCTGGGCAGTAAACTTTTAGAAAATGTAATACAGAAATCCAAAGAATGGAATATCAGTTTTATTATGCTGGAAAGCGGTGTCAATAATCATGGTGCCCATCATTTTTTCAGTAAATACGGTTTCGAAAAAGTATCCGAAAGCTATATGTTAACATTATAA
- a CDS encoding FAD-dependent monooxygenase, translated as MNDISIIGAGIGGLSLGNILQQRQYDFTIYEGAPEIKPVGAGIMMAVNAMQIFDQLGLKEKIENAGNKVHGISITDESLKPITKTSILALEKKYNSCNVAIHRAGLQKILAENIGFEHIKLNHSLSKVEKNENYSLHFENGTQAESKIVFGADGIKSKVRDQILKTTTIRNAGQKCWRGLVELDLPEKFNHEAIEMWGKGKRFGFVKISEKKVYWYALVNERKHKRYFSLSEIFSEFHPLAVRILEATSEENIILNDITDLSPIPSWYSENLCLIGDAAHATTPNMGQGACQSIEDAYIIGRLLENNQDFNAVFEEFQKIRRKKVDYIVNTSWKIGKISQWESGNTLRNFFMRLIPENTNQKLAEKIIRLEM; from the coding sequence ATGAATGACATTTCAATAATAGGAGCCGGAATTGGCGGGCTCAGTCTGGGAAATATTCTTCAACAACGTCAATATGATTTTACAATCTATGAAGGTGCACCGGAAATAAAACCTGTTGGAGCAGGAATAATGATGGCCGTTAATGCCATGCAGATCTTTGACCAACTGGGTTTAAAAGAAAAAATTGAGAATGCGGGAAATAAAGTTCACGGAATTTCCATCACAGATGAATCTTTAAAACCGATTACAAAGACCAGCATTCTTGCTCTGGAAAAAAAATACAATTCCTGTAACGTAGCCATTCACCGGGCCGGGCTTCAGAAAATCCTTGCAGAGAATATAGGCTTTGAGCATATTAAACTTAATCATTCATTAAGTAAAGTAGAAAAAAATGAAAACTATTCTTTGCATTTTGAGAATGGGACTCAGGCTGAAAGCAAGATTGTTTTCGGGGCAGATGGCATAAAATCTAAAGTGCGGGACCAGATCCTGAAAACAACAACCATCCGAAATGCCGGACAAAAGTGCTGGCGTGGGCTCGTAGAATTGGATTTACCCGAAAAATTTAATCACGAAGCGATTGAAATGTGGGGAAAAGGAAAACGTTTTGGTTTTGTGAAAATTTCAGAAAAGAAAGTATATTGGTATGCTTTGGTGAATGAAAGAAAACATAAACGGTATTTCAGTCTGTCTGAAATTTTCAGTGAGTTTCATCCTCTCGCGGTCCGTATTCTTGAAGCCACTTCAGAGGAAAATATTATCCTTAATGATATTACCGACCTCTCGCCTATTCCTTCGTGGTATTCTGAAAACCTATGCCTGATCGGAGATGCAGCTCATGCCACCACACCTAATATGGGTCAAGGAGCCTGTCAGTCCATTGAGGATGCTTATATCATCGGCAGATTACTGGAAAACAATCAGGATTTCAACGCTGTTTTTGAGGAATTTCAAAAAATCAGAAGAAAAAAGGTAGATTATATAGTGAATACCAGCTGGAAAATCGGAAAGATTTCTCAGTGGGAAAGCGGAAATACATTGCGTAATTTTTTCATGCGCTTAATTCCGGAAAATACCAATCAGAAACTGGCAGAAAAGATTATCCGATTGGAAATGTAA